The following proteins are encoded in a genomic region of Chitinophagales bacterium:
- a CDS encoding glutamate--tRNA ligase, translated as MSVRTRFAPSPTGPLHLGGVRTALYCYLFTKHQGGQFLLRIEDTDQNRFVEGAEQYINDALAWAGIPIDEGVNEGGNFGPYKQSERKHLYKQYVDQLIENGNAYMAFDTPEELEAMREQYKAQGVPNPAYNGVTRQYMKNSLALPKDEVDKRLAENQPFVVRLKMPRNEEIRFEDKVRGWVVFHSSQLDDKVIFKSDGMPTYHLANVVDDYLMQITHVIRGEEWLPSTPTHIMLYKALGWEDKMPAFAHLPLILKPDGHGKLSKRDGDRLGFPVFPLNWTNPETGEVSQGYKERGFLPEAFVNMLAFLGWNPGTNQELFTMDELIQAFSIERIGKSGAKFDFEKAKWYNQQFIKMKSDDDLYNMVAPMMQSQIDAKGTDYVKKYISFFKERVTFLEEFPTVGYFMFEAPKTFDEKVVQTKWNDNVKPLFEDLINQFQALPNFTHDAIEQTVKQAVETNGLKIGMVFPVLRVMLTGEAGGPPLFELIEMLGQATTVSRMQAFVEKYNIA; from the coding sequence ATGTCAGTAAGAACAAGATTTGCACCAAGTCCAACAGGACCATTACATTTAGGAGGCGTAAGAACCGCTTTATATTGTTATTTATTTACCAAACATCAAGGCGGTCAATTTTTATTACGAATAGAAGATACCGACCAAAATCGTTTTGTAGAAGGTGCAGAACAATATATTAATGATGCTTTGGCTTGGGCTGGTATTCCTATTGATGAAGGCGTAAATGAAGGTGGCAATTTTGGACCATATAAACAAAGCGAAAGAAAGCATTTATATAAACAGTATGTAGATCAATTAATTGAAAATGGCAATGCCTACATGGCTTTTGATACTCCAGAGGAACTCGAAGCAATGCGTGAACAGTATAAAGCACAAGGTGTTCCAAATCCTGCATACAATGGTGTTACTAGGCAGTATATGAAAAATTCTTTAGCATTGCCTAAAGATGAAGTAGATAAACGATTAGCAGAAAATCAACCTTTTGTAGTGCGATTAAAAATGCCAAGAAATGAAGAAATTCGTTTTGAAGATAAAGTGCGTGGTTGGGTAGTTTTTCATTCATCGCAATTAGACGATAAAGTGATTTTTAAAAGTGATGGCATGCCTACTTATCATTTAGCGAATGTGGTAGATGATTATTTAATGCAAATTACTCATGTAATTAGAGGTGAAGAATGGTTACCAAGTACACCAACACATATTATGTTGTATAAAGCTTTAGGTTGGGAAGATAAAATGCCAGCATTTGCTCATTTACCTTTGATATTAAAACCAGATGGACATGGAAAATTATCAAAACGAGATGGTGATAGATTAGGATTTCCTGTATTTCCTTTGAATTGGACAAATCCTGAAACTGGCGAAGTGAGTCAAGGTTACAAAGAAAGAGGTTTTTTACCAGAAGCATTTGTAAACATGTTGGCTTTTTTAGGTTGGAATCCTGGAACAAACCAAGAGTTGTTTACTATGGACGAACTCATTCAAGCTTTTTCTATAGAAAGAATTGGTAAATCTGGTGCTAAGTTCGATTTTGAAAAAGCAAAGTGGTACAATCAGCAGTTTATAAAAATGAAAAGTGACGATGATTTGTATAATATGGTAGCACCAATGATGCAATCACAAATTGATGCAAAAGGAACAGACTATGTTAAAAAATATATTTCATTTTTTAAAGAACGAGTAACCTTTTTAGAAGAATTTCCTACAGTAGGTTATTTTATGTTTGAAGCACCTAAAACTTTTGATGAGAAAGTAGTTCAAACAAAATGGAATGACAATGTAAAACCTTTATTCGAAGATTTAATCAATCAGTTTCAAGCATTGCCAAATTTTACTCATGATGCTATAGAACAAACTGTAAAACAAGCTGTAGAAACCAATGGATTGAAAATAGGTATGGTATTTCCTGTATTAAGAGTAATGCTAACTGGCGAAGCTGGTGGTCCTCCATTATTTGAATTAATAGAAATGCTAGGACAAGCAACTACTGTATCAAGAATGCAAGCGTTTGTAGAAAAATATAATATAGCTTAA
- a CDS encoding IS1634 family transposase, giving the protein MSFLRIEKKSSGTYLRILESYRNDEGKSKHKILHTLGKVEDYKPAQLRAIGIQLFELGGGEVKALLTGDLLELGRYNYGYQYLYQKVLQHYGLQDVFRRIASKNKLQFNFSDAVLLMLLERLQDPCSKHQNYLHQSEYLNLPTVSLHHLYRTLDKLADNQSLIQQQIFQTGRDLFNQKLDVVFYDVTTLYFESEVEQQGKLRQKGFSKDGKIGNTQILFCMLIDTDKNPIGYQIFEGNTYEGHTFEKALIDLKKQYQIEKIIMVADRGMLSKHNIEITKNNGYEFILGERIKSLPKTLQTELTDLASFTKQWIYHDTTGEAIVITYKTVEHDGKTIIVTHSQKRAKKDKQDREDKEATAKILLKNTALITKKASRFYIQQNPKGSYELNEQKLINDAKYDGILAISTNNKTLTATQVLEQYKQLYKIEHTFRTFKAHLEIRPMFHWTDKRIKGHICLCYIAYTLLNYTLQRTNKSGLKLTENTLRTTLNKMQVSLLQHNKEQIYVRSRPTENEIALQRAIGLMPLQPIIPKDKLTL; this is encoded by the coding sequence ATGTCATTTTTGCGGATAGAGAAAAAATCATCAGGCACGTATTTGCGTATCTTAGAAAGCTATCGAAATGATGAGGGCAAATCAAAGCACAAAATATTACACACACTTGGCAAAGTAGAAGATTATAAACCAGCCCAATTGCGAGCCATCGGTATCCAATTATTTGAGTTAGGTGGTGGCGAAGTAAAGGCATTGCTAACTGGCGATTTGTTAGAATTAGGCAGATACAATTATGGCTATCAATACCTCTACCAAAAAGTATTACAGCATTATGGTTTGCAAGATGTGTTTCGCAGAATAGCCTCAAAAAACAAACTACAATTTAATTTTTCGGATGCTGTTTTGTTGATGCTTTTAGAGCGATTACAAGATCCGTGTAGTAAACATCAAAATTATCTACATCAGTCGGAATATCTTAATTTGCCTACTGTTTCGCTACATCACTTGTATCGAACTTTAGATAAATTAGCCGACAATCAATCGCTCATTCAACAACAAATTTTCCAAACAGGCAGAGATTTATTTAATCAAAAATTGGATGTTGTATTTTATGATGTAACCACTTTGTATTTTGAAAGTGAAGTAGAACAACAAGGCAAACTTAGGCAAAAAGGATTTAGTAAAGATGGCAAAATAGGAAACACACAAATCTTGTTTTGTATGCTCATAGATACTGATAAAAATCCGATTGGTTATCAAATTTTTGAAGGCAATACCTACGAAGGACATACTTTTGAAAAAGCATTAATCGATTTAAAAAAACAATATCAAATAGAAAAAATAATTATGGTAGCAGATAGAGGTATGTTATCGAAACATAACATCGAAATTACCAAAAACAATGGCTACGAATTTATACTTGGCGAACGCATCAAAAGTTTACCTAAAACATTACAAACCGAGCTTACCGATTTAGCTTCTTTTACCAAACAATGGATATACCATGATACAACTGGCGAAGCCATTGTAATTACATATAAAACCGTAGAACACGATGGTAAAACAATCATCGTAACACACAGCCAAAAACGAGCAAAAAAAGACAAACAAGATAGAGAAGACAAAGAAGCTACAGCTAAAATACTATTAAAAAATACAGCTCTAATTACCAAAAAAGCAAGTAGGTTTTATATACAACAAAACCCAAAAGGCAGCTATGAACTGAATGAACAAAAACTAATAAACGATGCAAAGTACGATGGCATTTTGGCTATTAGCACCAACAACAAAACCCTTACAGCAACACAAGTATTAGAACAATACAAACAACTTTATAAAATAGAACACACCTTTAGAACCTTTAAAGCACACTTAGAAATAAGACCCATGTTTCATTGGACAGACAAACGAATTAAAGGACATATTTGTTTATGCTATATCGCTTATACACTATTAAACTACACACTACAAAGAACCAATAAAAGCGGACTAAAACTCACAGAGAATACGCTAAGAACTACGCTAAATAAAATGCAAGTAAGCTTGTTACAACACAATAAAGAGCAAATCTATGTACGTTCAAGACCAACAGAAAACGAAATTGCACTTCAAAGAGCAATAGGTTTAATGCCATTACAACCCATCATTCCAAAAGACAAACTAACACTATAA
- a CDS encoding ribonucleoside-diphosphate reductase subunit alpha, translated as MFVIKRDGRKEPVHFDKITARISKLSFGLSPKFVTPFKVAQNVIKGIYEGVTTTQLDELAARTCASMTVIHPDYAILAARIAVSNLHKNTKKSFSLVIEDLYNYIDPKTGEKAPLIADDIYEIIMQNKEKLNGAIVHHRDFNYDFFGFKTLERAYLLKVNNKIVERPQHMLMRVAVGIHQNNIDAAIETYNLMSEKWFTHATPTLFNAGTPKPQLSSCFLLTAQDDSIKGIYDTLKQCAEISQSAGGIGLSIHNVRAKGSYIKGTGGASNGLVPMLQVFNATARYVDQGGGKRKGAFAVYLEPWHADVFDFLELKKNHGKEELRARDLFYAMWIPDLFMKRVKANGDWSLFCPNECPNLYNTYGKEFEALYEQYEKEGKARKTIKAQELWFHILDSQIETGTPYMLYKDHVNRKNNQKNLGVIRSSNLCTEIMEYTSKDEVAVCNLASINLSKFVDVEKRSFDFQKLYDITYIVTKNLNKVIDVNYYPVVEAKNSNMRHRPVGLGVQGLADAFLMLKHPFESEEAKILNKNIFETIYYAAMCASKDLAKVDGPYQSYEGSPISQGIFQFDMWGVEPTNRWDWNALRAEIKQYGVRNSLLVAPMPTASTSQILGNNECFEPYTTNIYTRRVLSGEFVIVNKHLLKDLIALGMWSDEMKNAIIANNGSIQAIEGIPQEVKDLYKTSWEIKQRAIIDMAADRGAFIDQSQSLNLFMESPDYKKLTSAHFYAWEQGLKTGMYYLRSRPAVDPIKFTVDFEKAKQTQAKAEVITEKVVEVAAPIYEKVADAQQSIFSETEEKVEVKAKTIEEAAAERGMTVDEFIAAQQACSLDNPDGCEMCGS; from the coding sequence ATGTTCGTAATTAAAAGAGACGGCAGAAAAGAGCCAGTCCATTTTGACAAAATAACAGCTAGAATCAGTAAGTTGTCTTTTGGTTTAAGTCCAAAGTTTGTTACACCATTTAAAGTAGCACAAAATGTAATTAAAGGCATTTACGAAGGAGTTACTACTACTCAACTAGATGAATTAGCTGCTAGAACTTGTGCTTCTATGACGGTTATTCATCCAGATTACGCCATACTTGCTGCCAGAATTGCCGTTTCTAACTTACATAAAAATACTAAAAAATCCTTCTCATTAGTTATAGAAGATTTATACAATTATATCGATCCAAAAACTGGAGAAAAAGCACCATTAATTGCAGATGATATATATGAAATCATTATGCAAAATAAAGAAAAATTAAATGGAGCAATTGTTCATCACAGAGATTTCAACTACGATTTCTTTGGATTTAAGACATTAGAAAGAGCATATTTATTAAAAGTAAATAATAAAATTGTAGAAAGACCACAACATATGTTAATGCGTGTTGCCGTTGGTATTCATCAAAATAATATTGATGCAGCTATTGAAACCTATAACTTAATGTCAGAAAAATGGTTTACACATGCTACACCAACTTTGTTTAATGCAGGAACACCAAAACCACAATTGTCATCTTGCTTCTTATTAACAGCTCAAGATGATAGCATTAAAGGCATTTATGACACACTAAAACAGTGTGCAGAAATTTCGCAGTCTGCTGGTGGTATCGGACTAAGCATTCACAATGTTAGAGCTAAAGGCAGTTATATAAAAGGAACTGGTGGTGCATCAAATGGTTTAGTACCAATGTTGCAAGTGTTTAATGCTACTGCACGATATGTAGATCAAGGTGGAGGAAAAAGAAAAGGTGCTTTTGCAGTTTACTTAGAACCTTGGCATGCTGATGTTTTTGATTTCTTAGAACTGAAAAAAAATCATGGTAAAGAAGAATTAAGAGCAAGAGATTTATTCTATGCGATGTGGATTCCAGATTTATTTATGAAGAGAGTTAAAGCTAATGGCGATTGGTCTTTGTTCTGTCCAAATGAATGTCCAAACTTGTACAATACCTACGGAAAAGAATTTGAAGCATTGTATGAACAATACGAGAAAGAAGGCAAAGCAAGAAAAACAATTAAAGCACAAGAACTTTGGTTTCATATACTAGACAGTCAGATTGAAACAGGTACACCATATATGTTGTACAAAGATCATGTCAACAGAAAAAATAATCAGAAGAATTTAGGCGTTATTCGTTCTAGTAACTTGTGTACAGAAATAATGGAATACACTTCTAAAGATGAAGTCGCTGTTTGTAACTTAGCATCTATCAATTTAAGTAAGTTTGTTGATGTAGAGAAAAGATCGTTTGATTTTCAAAAACTATACGATATTACTTATATCGTTACTAAGAATCTAAATAAAGTAATTGATGTAAATTATTATCCAGTAGTTGAAGCTAAAAATTCTAATATGCGTCATCGTCCAGTTGGATTAGGCGTACAAGGTTTAGCAGATGCTTTTTTAATGTTGAAACATCCATTTGAAAGTGAAGAAGCTAAAATTCTAAATAAAAATATATTTGAAACAATATATTATGCTGCAATGTGTGCTTCTAAAGACTTAGCAAAAGTAGATGGTCCATATCAAAGTTATGAAGGATCGCCAATATCGCAAGGTATTTTTCAGTTTGATATGTGGGGCGTAGAGCCAACCAATCGTTGGGATTGGAATGCATTAAGAGCAGAAATTAAACAATATGGTGTAAGAAATAGCTTATTGGTAGCACCAATGCCAACAGCTTCTACATCACAAATATTAGGAAATAATGAATGTTTTGAACCTTATACTACTAATATTTATACTAGACGAGTTTTAAGTGGCGAGTTTGTAATTGTAAACAAACATCTTTTAAAAGATTTAATAGCACTAGGCATGTGGAGCGATGAAATGAAGAATGCTATTATTGCAAACAATGGCTCTATACAAGCAATTGAAGGCATACCACAAGAAGTAAAAGACTTATACAAAACCTCTTGGGAAATTAAACAAAGAGCAATTATAGATATGGCTGCTGATAGAGGAGCATTCATAGACCAAAGTCAGAGTTTGAATTTGTTTATGGAAAGTCCAGATTACAAAAAACTGACTTCAGCACACTTTTACGCTTGGGAACAAGGTTTAAAAACAGGAATGTATTACTTGCGTTCTAGACCAGCAGTAGATCCAATTAAATTTACGGTAGATTTTGAAAAAGCAAAGCAAACACAAGCAAAAGCAGAAGTAATTACTGAAAAAGTAGTTGAAGTAGCAGCACCAATTTACGAGAAAGTAGCAGATGCACAACAAAGTATTTTTAGTGAAACCGAAGAAAAAGTAGAAGTAAAAGCAAAAACAATAGAAGAAGCCGCAGCAGAACGAGGTATGACCGTAGATGAGTTTATAGCAGCACAACAAGCATGCTCACTCGACAATCCAGATGGCTGCGAAATGTGCGGAAGTTAA
- a CDS encoding polysaccharide deacetylase family protein: MYFVKTPIIYSWLFPNVVWKMPNNDNAIFLSFDDGPNPNTTPFILKTLQQYNAKASFFCLGRNVEQYPDLTQQIVAEGHLIANHGYEHLDAWKINRSTYLENIDKGKMAIQQISNQEKIFFRPPYGKFKLVKHIDKIINYSIMCGDFDSTISSEQCLKNITDNLEVGSIVCMHDNDKATEKIQFVLPQLLSFVQQQKMLTKIISF; encoded by the coding sequence ATGTATTTTGTAAAAACACCTATTATTTATTCATGGTTGTTTCCTAATGTAGTTTGGAAAATGCCAAATAATGATAATGCTATATTTTTATCATTTGATGATGGACCAAACCCAAATACTACGCCATTTATTTTAAAAACACTACAACAATACAATGCTAAAGCTTCGTTTTTTTGTTTGGGAAGAAATGTAGAACAATATCCAGATTTAACACAACAAATTGTAGCAGAAGGACACTTGATTGCCAATCATGGTTATGAACATTTAGATGCTTGGAAAATTAATCGTAGTACTTATTTAGAGAATATTGATAAAGGGAAAATGGCTATACAACAAATTTCTAATCAAGAAAAAATATTTTTTAGACCACCATACGGAAAATTTAAGCTTGTAAAACATATAGATAAGATTATTAATTATAGCATTATGTGTGGCGATTTTGATTCTACCATTAGTAGTGAACAATGCTTAAAAAATATAACAGATAACCTTGAAGTAGGTAGTATTGTTTGTATGCACGATAATGATAAAGCAACTGAAAAAATACAGTTTGTATTACCACAATTATTGTCGTTTGTTCAACAACAAAAAATGCTTACAAAAATCATTAGTTTCTAA
- a CDS encoding iron-sulfur cluster assembly accessory protein, whose protein sequence is MDTKVLPIQLTDAALKEVLYLKQSSADFDGLRIGVEGGGCAGFSYVLKFDSILDNDNIYELDNLTIIINKAHELYLLDTVIDFKSGLDNRGFIYENPNAKETCGCGTSFSA, encoded by the coding sequence ATGGATACTAAAGTTTTACCTATACAGTTAACTGATGCTGCTTTGAAAGAAGTATTGTATTTAAAACAATCGTCTGCCGATTTTGATGGATTGAGAATTGGTGTAGAAGGTGGTGGTTGTGCTGGTTTTAGTTATGTATTGAAATTCGATAGTATATTAGATAATGACAATATATATGAGCTTGATAATTTAACCATTATCATTAATAAAGCACATGAATTATACTTATTAGACACTGTTATTGACTTTAAGTCTGGTTTAGATAACCGTGGATTTATCTATGAAAATCCAAATGCAAAGGAGACTTGTGGCTGTGGAACTTCATTTTCTGCCTAA
- a CDS encoding SDR family oxidoreductase — MSKIKDTNVLVTGGANGIGKLMALSCLQEGCATMVLWDINEENLAKTQKEFANRGYNNVHTYVVDVADVKDIESAATKVLLDIGNIDILFNNAGIVAGKKYFWEYNSRDIEKTININVNGVMHVTRVFIKDMIRQNKGHIINIASASSFISLPKGSVYAASKWAVLGWSESLRKELEQAKTNVHVTTICPSYIDTGMFKGVKAPMLFPLLQPEEIVEKIIKAVKKNEIIIMEPGNLSLVPIFKGIMPTKIFDVFADWLGVYNSMDSFEGRNEKERIPDKKV, encoded by the coding sequence ATGTCTAAAATTAAAGATACAAATGTATTGGTAACAGGTGGAGCCAACGGAATAGGAAAACTAATGGCACTTAGTTGTTTACAAGAAGGTTGTGCCACTATGGTACTATGGGATATCAACGAAGAAAACTTAGCCAAAACTCAAAAAGAATTTGCCAATCGTGGCTATAACAATGTACATACTTATGTAGTAGATGTTGCAGATGTAAAAGATATAGAATCTGCCGCTACTAAAGTACTATTAGATATAGGAAATATAGATATTTTATTTAATAATGCAGGAATTGTAGCAGGTAAAAAATATTTTTGGGAATATAATTCAAGAGATATTGAAAAAACAATCAATATAAATGTAAATGGAGTAATGCATGTTACTAGAGTTTTTATTAAAGATATGATTAGACAAAACAAAGGTCATATAATTAATATAGCATCTGCTTCTTCATTTATTAGTTTACCAAAAGGATCTGTTTATGCAGCAAGTAAATGGGCTGTTTTAGGTTGGAGTGAATCACTTAGAAAAGAACTAGAACAGGCAAAAACTAATGTTCATGTTACTACTATATGTCCAAGTTATATAGATACAGGTATGTTTAAAGGCGTAAAAGCACCAATGTTATTTCCATTATTACAACCAGAAGAAATTGTAGAGAAAATTATTAAAGCAGTTAAGAAAAATGAGATTATAATTATGGAACCTGGAAATCTAAGTTTAGTTCCTATATTTAAAGGAATAATGCCTACTAAAATATTTGATGTTTTTGCAGATTGGTTAGGTGTTTATAACTCTATGGATTCTTTTGAAGGAAGAAACGAAAAAGAAAGAATTCCAGATAAAAAAGTATAA
- a CDS encoding aldehyde dehydrogenase → MTATTVANSIQSIIDKQRVFFNSHQTKSVSFRLKQLKKFKDAVKQNESAIINALYQDFKKSAFETYTSEIAMVYDEIDFMIKHLKAWTTPQLVKDNIANFPSKNYIYAEPYGVALIIGAWNYPVQLTLVPMVGAMAAGNTIVVKPPRASMHSYKVMQKILQVFDENYITVLDEHSNNDEMLACRYDYIFFTGSVPVGKIVAKAAAEYLTPVTLELGGKSPCIVDSKADVALAAKRIAFGKFFNAGQTCVAPDYLLLNKQIKDEFYTAFAKTVREFYGTNPKESPDFPRIISDRHFDRLADMIKDGNIIVGGDVDKSQRYIAPTLIEIDSLSHPTMYDEIFGPILPVLVVDDIDESVNIIQQFEKPLAFYIFSNDYKTQQELIKNMPFGGGCVNDCISHVVNHNLPFGGVGNSGLGAYHGKFSFDTFTHYKGVVNKVTWPDVPLRYPPYKSKLPIIKQIM, encoded by the coding sequence ATGACAGCTACAACAGTTGCTAATAGCATTCAATCAATTATTGATAAACAAAGAGTATTCTTTAATTCGCATCAAACCAAGTCAGTTAGCTTTAGACTAAAACAACTAAAGAAATTTAAAGATGCAGTTAAACAAAATGAGTCTGCTATTATCAACGCACTGTATCAAGACTTTAAAAAGTCGGCCTTTGAAACTTATACTTCAGAAATAGCAATGGTCTATGATGAAATAGACTTCATGATAAAACATTTAAAAGCGTGGACAACACCACAATTAGTTAAAGATAATATTGCCAACTTCCCATCAAAAAATTATATCTACGCAGAACCTTATGGCGTTGCTTTAATTATAGGTGCATGGAACTATCCAGTACAACTAACATTAGTACCAATGGTTGGAGCTATGGCTGCAGGAAATACCATTGTAGTAAAACCACCAAGAGCATCAATGCATTCCTATAAAGTGATGCAAAAAATACTACAAGTATTCGATGAAAATTACATTACGGTATTAGATGAACATAGCAATAATGATGAAATGTTGGCTTGTCGTTACGATTATATTTTCTTTACAGGAAGTGTACCAGTAGGAAAAATTGTAGCCAAAGCAGCAGCAGAATATCTTACGCCAGTTACATTAGAGTTAGGAGGCAAGAGTCCTTGTATTGTAGATAGCAAAGCAGATGTTGCACTAGCTGCAAAACGAATTGCTTTTGGTAAATTTTTTAATGCTGGACAAACTTGTGTAGCACCAGATTATTTATTATTGAACAAGCAAATAAAAGATGAATTTTATACTGCTTTTGCTAAAACTGTCCGAGAATTTTATGGTACTAATCCAAAAGAAAGTCCAGATTTTCCAAGAATTATCAGTGATAGACATTTTGATAGATTGGCAGACATGATTAAAGACGGCAATATTATAGTAGGTGGCGATGTCGACAAATCACAACGATACATTGCTCCAACGCTTATAGAAATTGACAGCTTAAGCCATCCAACCATGTACGATGAAATTTTTGGACCAATACTACCAGTTTTAGTAGTAGATGATATTGACGAAAGCGTAAACATTATTCAGCAATTTGAAAAACCATTAGCATTTTATATTTTCTCCAACGATTATAAAACACAACAAGAACTAATTAAGAACATGCCATTTGGTGGAGGTTGTGTCAACGATTGCATTTCTCATGTAGTGAATCACAATTTACCATTTGGAGGAGTTGGCAACAGTGGATTAGGAGCATATCATGGTAAATTCAGCTTTGATACTTTTACCCATTATAAAGGTGTAGTCAATAAAGTTACTTGGCCAGATGTTCCATTACGCTATCCACCATATAAATCAAAACTACCAATCATTAAGCAGATTATGTAG
- a CDS encoding dCTP deaminase: protein MILSDKEILVAIDNGAIVIEPYDRKKLGTNSYDVHLSKYLATYDNEILDAKQHNTITHFEIPEDGFVLQPGILYLGATLEYTETHAHVPFLEGKSSMGRLGIDIHATAGKGDVGFCNHWTLEISCIQPVRIYAGMPVGQLIYFEVKGSIEHYYNKKQNAKYNQKTPLPMESMMWKNF, encoded by the coding sequence ATGATATTATCTGATAAAGAAATACTTGTAGCAATTGACAATGGTGCTATTGTAATTGAACCATACGACAGAAAAAAGTTAGGTACTAACTCTTATGATGTACATTTATCTAAATACTTAGCTACTTACGACAATGAAATACTAGATGCAAAGCAACACAATACTATAACACATTTTGAAATACCAGAAGATGGTTTTGTTTTGCAACCAGGAATTTTATACTTAGGTGCTACGCTAGAATATACTGAGACTCATGCACATGTTCCATTTTTAGAAGGTAAGTCGAGTATGGGAAGATTAGGCATAGATATACATGCTACTGCTGGAAAAGGTGATGTTGGTTTTTGTAACCATTGGACTTTAGAAATTTCTTGTATACAACCAGTAAGAATTTATGCAGGCATGCCTGTTGGACAATTAATTTATTTTGAAGTAAAAGGAAGTATAGAACACTATTATAACAAAAAGCAAAATGCAAAATACAATCAGAAAACACCATTGCCAATGGAAAGTATGATGTGGAAGAATTTTTAG
- a CDS encoding HU family DNA-binding protein translates to MNKGDLVKVIADAAGTTNAAATSALDALIDSITKTLKKGDKVTLVGFGTFSTSKRAARSGRNPATGATIKIPAKTTVKFKAGKALTDTVNKKK, encoded by the coding sequence ATGAACAAAGGAGATTTAGTAAAAGTAATCGCTGACGCTGCTGGAACAACAAACGCAGCTGCTACAAGCGCATTAGATGCATTAATTGACAGCATCACAAAAACCTTAAAAAAAGGTGATAAAGTAACATTAGTTGGTTTTGGAACTTTCTCAACTTCTAAGAGAGCTGCAAGATCTGGTAGAAACCCAGCAACTGGTGCTACAATTAAAATTCCTGCTAAAACTACAGTAAAGTTTAAAGCTGGTAAAGCATTAACTGACACAGTTAACAAGAAAAAATAA
- a CDS encoding ribonucleotide-diphosphate reductase subunit beta, with protein sequence MNINNIDEPILQEADNRFVLFPIKYDEIWKMYKTHVQAFWIAEEIDLSQDLTHWEQLNKDEKHFIKHVLAFFAASDGIVNENLVVNFMQDVTIPEARCFYGFQVAMENIHSETYSLLIDTYIKDNEEKDKLFNAIENLDCVKLKANWALKWIESAPSFAHRLVAFAAVEGIFFSGSFCSIFWLKNRGLMPGLGHSNELISRDEGLHCDFACLLYSMLVNKLSKEEIYSIICDAVEAEKIFVKDSLPVHLIGMNADLMCQYIEFVADRLIVSLGYPKVYSVTNPFPFMEAISMEGKTNFFERRVSEYKKAGVGVKKEEQVFGFTDEF encoded by the coding sequence ATGAACATTAATAATATCGACGAACCAATATTACAAGAAGCAGACAATCGCTTTGTATTATTTCCTATTAAGTATGACGAAATTTGGAAAATGTACAAAACACATGTACAAGCTTTTTGGATTGCAGAAGAAATTGACTTAAGTCAAGATTTAACACATTGGGAACAACTCAACAAAGATGAAAAACATTTTATAAAACATGTGTTGGCTTTCTTTGCCGCTAGTGATGGTATCGTTAATGAAAATCTAGTGGTTAACTTTATGCAAGATGTTACCATTCCTGAAGCAAGATGTTTTTATGGCTTTCAAGTAGCTATGGAAAATATACACTCTGAAACATATTCTCTTTTAATAGATACTTACATTAAAGATAATGAAGAAAAAGATAAATTATTTAATGCTATTGAAAATCTAGACTGTGTAAAATTAAAAGCAAATTGGGCATTAAAATGGATTGAGTCTGCTCCTTCTTTTGCACATCGACTAGTAGCATTTGCTGCTGTAGAAGGTATTTTCTTTAGTGGTAGTTTTTGTTCTATCTTTTGGCTGAAAAACAGAGGTCTAATGCCAGGACTTGGACACTCTAATGAATTAATTAGTAGAGATGAAGGTTTACACTGCGATTTTGCTTGTTTATTGTATTCCATGCTTGTAAATAAATTGAGTAAAGAAGAAATTTACTCCATTATTTGTGATGCAGTGGAAGCAGAAAAAATATTTGTTAAAGACTCTTTACCAGTACATCTTATTGGAATGAATGCAGATTTAATGTGTCAGTACATAGAATTTGTAGCAGACAGATTAATTGTATCTCTTGGTTATCCAAAAGTATATAGCGTAACCAATCCGTTTCCATTTATGGAAGCAATTTCTATGGAAGGCAAAACTAATTTCTTTGAAAGACGCGTTTCTGAATACAAAAAAGCAGGCGTTGGCGTTAAAAAAGAAGAACAAGTATTTGGCTTTACAGATGAATTTTAA